The segment GGACTACCGAAAAGCCGAGGAATACTTAAAAAAATTCAGCCACAAGTTTACGGAACGTGAAAACCAGCTTTTTGGAAAATTGATACGGTATGCTCAAAAAAGCGATATCAAAAACGCTACAGAGGTTTATCGTGATCTGCAAAACTCAATTCGGAGCAGAATAAATCATGTTCAAAAACAAAACCGTGTCGGTGGTCGTTCCGGCGCATAACGAAGAAAAACTGATCCACCAGGTTTTGCAGACATTTCCCGACTGGGTGGATAAGGTGATTGTGGTCGACGATTGCAGTGCCGATTCCACTTCGGACGTGGTCCGCCGCCACATGAAAGAAGACCCGCGCGTGAGCCTGATCAAACACACTGAGAACAAAGGAGTGGGAGGGGCGATCGCTTCCGGCTACAAGGCCAGTCTGGAAATGCAATGCGACATTGCCGTGGTCATGGCCGGGGACGCTCAGATGGACCCCAACGATATGGAAAGCGTCGTTCTACCCGTTGCTGAGGACCGGGCGGATTATTCCAAGGGCAACCGGCTGTTCACCGGTCAAGCCTGGGACATCATTCCCCGGCACCGGTACATAGGCAATGCGGCCTTGTCCCTGATGACAAAAATCGCCAGCGGCTATTGGCATGTTGCCGATTCCCAATGTGGTTTCACCGCCATTTCCAAAGGGGCGCTGGAATCCATTGCGGTGGATAAGATTTATCCCCGCTACGGCATGCCCAACGATTTACTTGTGAAACTCAATATTGCCGAGCAAAGAGTGTGCGACGTGCCGGTGCGGCCCGTATACAATATCGGAGAAGTTTCCGGCATTCGCATTTCCAGGGTGATCACCCGCATCTCCGGCCTTTTAGTCCGCTGTTTTTTCCAGCGCCTGCTGGAAAAGTACGTGATTCGGGATTTTCATCCCCTGGTCTTTTTCTACACCTTCGGACTGATTTCCTTTCCCTTGGGCTTCGCCACAGGCATGTGGCTCATGGCCCACCGTTTATTTGCCGGACCCGTCTCGGCGACCAGCGCCCTGTTTGCGGCGTTACTGGTCATTTCCGGCCTGCAATTTCTGTTATTTGCCATGTGGTTTGATATGGAGAATAACCAGCATCTCAAGGGATGAGCCTATCCCTGGAGAGTATAAACGGGGTATTTGTCGTAACTTAGGCATCTTGTTGAAAATTAAGGGCTAAAAAGATATAATAAGCCCATGAAAATTTATAAGGATTTTCTGGTCATCGGCAGTGGAGTTGCAGGACTCACATATGCCCTCAAAGTTTCAGAATTTGGCTCCGTAGGCATTATCACTAAGGACGCGTTGGAGGAGTCTGCCACCAAATACGCCCAGGGAGGCATTGCCTCCGTCATGACCGACGACGACTCCTGCGACCTTCACGCTCAGGACACCATTGAGGCGGGACGCGGATTGTGTCAGGAAGATGTGGTTCGCATCATTTGTAAGGAAGGTCCTGCACGGGTCCGGGAGCTGATTGGGTTGGGAGCGCAGTTTGACCGTGTGCAGGGGAAAGGTTTTGATCTCAGCCGGGAAGGCGGCCATTCCAAACGCCGCATCCTGCATGCCACCGATCTCACCGGCTGGGAAATCGAACGCACGCTGATCGCCGCCGTTCATGAAAAACCCAACATCGAAATTTTTTCCCACCACATGGCCATCGATCTCATCACTCGCGCCAGAATGGACGCATCGGTAACCCCTGGAAGCCCTGAAGACGAATCTTTGGGGTCCTATGTACTCGATGCGAAAGACAACCAGGTCAAAACGTTTTTATCCAAGGTGACTCTGCTTGCTTCCGGAGGGGCGGGAAAAGTGTATTTGTATACTTCCAACCCGGACACGGCGACAGGCGACGGTGTGGCCATCGCTTACCGGGCGGGGGTGAAAATCGCCAATATGGAATTTTTCCAGTTTCATCCCACCTGTCTGTTTCACCCGCAGGCCAAAGCGTTTTTAATTTCAGAGACCGTGCGCGGAGAGGGCGGCCTTTTGCGCCGGGGGAACGGGCAAACGTTCATGGAAAAATATCATCCGCTGGGGTGCCTGGCTCCCAGGGATGTCGTAGCGCGGGCCATCGATTTTGAAATGAAACAAAGCGGTGAGGACTGTGTCTATTTAGACGTGACTCACATCGAAGGCTATCGAAGCCGCGAGCGGTTTCCGAATATTTATAAAACCTGTCTTGATTTCGGGTTCGACATGTCCAAAGAACCGATTCCTGTGGTTCCTGCGGCCCATTATATGTGCGGCGGAGTGGTGGTCGATGTCAACGGGCAAACCAATATCCGCGGCCTTCTGGCCAGTGGAGAGGTTTGCTACTCTGGGCTGCACGGCGCCAACCGGCTGGCGTCCAATTCATTGCTGGAAGGGCTGGTGATTTCTCACCGCGGAACCTCCAAAGCGATTTCTTTGTTGACCCGGCCCGGGTCTCTGG is part of the Nitrospinaceae bacterium genome and harbors:
- the nadB gene encoding L-aspartate oxidase — translated: MKIYKDFLVIGSGVAGLTYALKVSEFGSVGIITKDALEESATKYAQGGIASVMTDDDSCDLHAQDTIEAGRGLCQEDVVRIICKEGPARVRELIGLGAQFDRVQGKGFDLSREGGHSKRRILHATDLTGWEIERTLIAAVHEKPNIEIFSHHMAIDLITRARMDASVTPGSPEDESLGSYVLDAKDNQVKTFLSKVTLLASGGAGKVYLYTSNPDTATGDGVAIAYRAGVKIANMEFFQFHPTCLFHPQAKAFLISETVRGEGGLLRRGNGQTFMEKYHPLGCLAPRDVVARAIDFEMKQSGEDCVYLDVTHIEGYRSRERFPNIYKTCLDFGFDMSKEPIPVVPAAHYMCGGVVVDVNGQTNIRGLLASGEVCYSGLHGANRLASNSLLEGLVISHRGTSKAISLLTRPGSLEKLQKDIPQWDSGNAVDSDESVVVSHNWDEIRRLMWNYVGIVRSDKRLQRAKRRINLLLDEIQEYYWSFKITKDTLELRNIAITAHLIIQSALQRKESRGLHYNLDFPQKDDENWKQDTVLQDTTPRPITQNRLRTPSQ